Sequence from the Cellulomonas fimi ATCC 484 genome:
GTTCGAGATGACCCGGCGCTCGACCGGAACGGTGATCGGCCCCGCCTCGGGCGGTGCGGCGTCGGCGGCGGCCTTGCCCGGCGAGACGAGCACCTGGCTCAGGCCGAGCCCGGCGGCCAGGCTCACCACGGCTACTGCCACCAGCACGAGGACGGTGCGACGACCGCCTGCGATCGCACTCATCGCGGCGTCCCGCCTCCCTCTCGGATCCGCTCGACCGTCACTTGCCCGCGCTCTCGGCCTTCTCGACCATCGCGTCGAGCTCGGCCTTGTGCTCGTCGATGAACTCCTGCTCCATCGCGAACTGCGCGCGCATCTGCACGTTCGTGTAGTCGACGTCGATCTGGCACGTGCGGTCGGCGACGGCTGTCGCGAGCTCCTTCTCCTTGAGCTCGGCGAGCGCGGCGGCGTCCTGCGTGCCGTCCTCGGCGAACGGGATCTGGCTGTGCGCCTCGTAGATGCTGTTCTGCGCGGCCTCCGGGTTGTCGAAGTCGAAGCCCGCGTCCGCCATGCACTGCTGCCAGTCCTTCGCAGCCTTCTTGACGTCCTCGCTGTCCTGCGACCGGGTGTACAGGTCGGTCAGCTCGTCCATGAGCTCCTTGTACTCCGGGTCGTCCCAGACCTGGCCCTCCTCGTAGACCGTGTGCTGCGCCTCGCCCTGGCAGCCGGCGGTCGTCCAGTCGTACTCGACCTCCTCGCCCTCGGCCGGCATCTCGTCCTGCTTGCCGTAGAGCGCCTCGTAGTACGCCGCCTGCTCGCCCTCGCTCATGGCCGAGACGTACTCCGCGTTCGGGTCCACCCACTCCTCGCTCGGCTGCGCCTCGGAGAGGGCCTCGCCGGTCGTGGCGCCGTACCCGTACTGCTCGGCGAACTCGAGCGAGTCCCAGTCGGGCAGGTCGGAGTCCTCAGGGTCGGACATCATCTGCGACACGTCCTGCGGCTGGTACTCGAAGCCCTGCTCCTGCATGCAGGAGGCGACGAGCTCCTCAGCCTCGCGCGCCTGCGCCTGGATGTCGGCGTCCTCGGGCGAGCCGCCGAGCTTCTCGAAGTAGGCGGACAGCGGGCTGTCCTCGTAGGAGAGCGACTCGTCGCCGCTGGGGGTGTCGCCACCGGAGGTGCACGCGCCGAGCAGCAGCACGAGGGCGCACCCGGTCAGGGCGGCGGGGACGAGGGGCGATCGCATCGGCAGGGACCTTTCGGCTCGCGCACGGACGGCGTGCGTGACGGGAGGTATCACTCGTGTCGCACCGGACCATATCGGTGCAGGACCGGGCCGCGGGTCCACCTCAGGGAGGAGTTCGGCGGGCGTGCCGGCTCCTCCTGCGGGCCTGGTCGTCGCGCGGCCCGGGCGGCCACGGTCAGTACCGGATGGCGTCGATGACCTTGACGCGCACCGCGAACGTGGCGGGGATGAGCCCGGCCAGCGCGCCCACGGCGGTCGCCGCGGCCATGCCGACCAGCGCGGCCGAGAACGGGAACGGCGGCATGTCCTGGATCTGCCCGCCGAAGACGCGCTCGACGGGGAGGTTCTTGATGATGGCGACCGCGAGCACGACCCCGACCAGGCCGGCGACGACGGTCGCGACGACGGACTCGAGCATCACGCCGAAGAACACGCGGCCCGACGTCGCACCGAAGGAGCGGCGGATGCCGATCTCGCGGATGCGGTACCGGACGGTCACCAGCGCGATGTTGACGAGGCCGAGGCCGCCCAGCAGCAGCGCGAACCCGCCGACCCCGATCCCGACCCACTTGGCGGCGGCGTCGATCCCGCCCTGGTCGAAGTCGTTGTCGTAGGACTGCACGTCCCAGCCCGGCATCGAGGCGCGGACGTCGCGGCGGATCTGCTCCTGCAGCGCGCGGTGCTCGGTGCGGGGGACCCATACGAGCAGCTGGGGTGCGGCCTGGCCGGACATGAGCGACGGGCCGCCCTCCGCGCCCGGGCGGGAGCCGGACAGCCAGCGTGCGTACTGGTCGTACAGCACGTACGCGGTCGGGGGCATGTCTGGCCAGTCGTCGGCGGTCACACCCACGACGGTGGCGGTGACGGGCGTCGCTCCGCCCAGCTCGACGGTCGGCCGCCCGGACAGGTCGCTGTGGCCGAGGGCCCGCAGGAACGACTCGTTCACGACGAGCGTCGGCGCGTACGCCTCCGCGTCGGCGTCGGTGAACCACCGGCCCGACTGCGGGACGAGCCGGCGCAGGACCGCGAGCTCGGGGTCGACCGCCTGCACCTGGACCCGCTGCGTGCCGTCCGGGAACCGCGCCTCGACCTCGACGTACTGGCTGCGGCTCGCGTACTCGATCCCGTACCGCTCGAGCGCCGTGGCGTACTGCGCGTCGAGCGTCTCGACCGTGCCCTCGGGGTTCTCGGACATCGGCCACGCGTCGAACGTGACGGTGACGCTGCGGCCGTTCATGCGTTCCGACTGCTCGTCGAAGGCCTGCTTCATCATGGCGACGGCGGCGGTCACGCCGGTGATGGCGGTCACGGCGCACGCGACGCCGACGAGCGCCAGCAGGACGCGCAGCTTGTGGATCCGCAGCTCGTCCCACGCCTCGACGAGCGCGCCCACGACCCCGGTCACGCGCGCACCTCCTCGGCCGTGCCGGACGCGCCGCCGGCGGGGCCGTCGACGGCGCCCGTCCCGGTCGGCAGCAACCGGCGCTCGACCGCGGCGGAGCGGTCGGCGACCTGGGTCGGCACGTCGCCGACCCAGTGCGACGCGGTGTCGAGCGTGATGGGCACGAGCACGCCCTCCGCGAGCCGGTACTGGCGCTCGGCGCGCGCGGCGACGGCCAGGTCGTGCGTGATGGTGACGAGGGCCGCGCCGGTCTGCGACGCGATGTCGTCGAGCAGGTCCATGACCTCGCCGCCGGTCTCGACGTCGAGGGCGCCGGTCGGCTCGTCGGCCAGGATCACGCGCGGGCCGCGCACGAGCGCGCGGGCGATCGCGACGCGCTGCTGCTCGCCGCCGGACAGCTTGTCGGGCATCGTGTCGAGCCGGTCGCCGAGGCCGACGCGCTCGAGCATCGCCGCGGCGATCCGCGTGCGCCCCCAGAACTGCCGGCCGCGTGCGTACAGCAGGGGAGCGGTGACGTTCTCCAGCGCGGTCCGGCCGGGCAGCAGGTTGAACTGCTGGAACACGAAGCCGAAGTCGCGCCCGCGGCGGACCGTGCGCGTGCGGTTCGACAACCGCTGGACGGGCGTGCCCTCCAGCAGGTACTGGCCCGAGGTGGGGGCGTCGAGCAGGCCGAGGATGTTGAGGAGCGTCGACTTGCCGGTGCCGGAGCGGCCGACGATCGCGACGTGCTCGCCGGCGTCGACGTCCAGCGTCACGCCGCGCAGGATGTGCAGCAGGCTGTCGTCGGGCAGCCGGACCGACCGGGTGACGTCCGCGAGCTCGAGGAGGCTCATCCGCCGCACACCGCCGGGTCGAACTGCGACGGGTCGTTGCAGTCGACCTCGCCCGCGCCGCCGGGCACGGGGATGAACTGCAGGACCGTGTCGCCGACGGCGAGGCCCTCGGTGATCTGCACGGTGCGCCCGTCGGTGAGGCCGAGCTTGACGGCCCGCTGCTCGGGCTCGGCCCCCTCCTTCGTGACCACCCAGACGTTGCCGTTCTGCACGATGCCCTGGACGGCCGTGACGGGGACGACGACCGCGTCGGTCGCCTCGCCGTTGACGACGTCGAGCGTCGCACCGAGCCCGGCGAACGCGGTCACGCCCGCCGGCACGGCACAGGTCAGGGTGCCGGACGCGGGCGTCGTGCCGGCGTCCTCGCCCTGGTCCGCACCCGCGCCCGTGCTCGCCGCGCCCACCCGCAGGCCCGTGCACTCGAACGGGGCGGGGCCGCCGTTGAGCGTGACCTGGGCCGTCGCGGGCGCCCCGACGAGCCGGTACTGCTGCTCGGGGGTGAGCGTGCCGCTGACGGACAGGCTCCCGGGGGAGACCGTGCCGACCTCGTCGCCGACCGCGACCACCTGGTCCTTGAGCGTCGGCATGGCCAGCGTGCCGGCGACGGGTGCCTTGACCACCTCGACCGTGACCTTGGGCTTGCGCTCGGTCGTGACCTGCTCCCCGGAGACCGGGTCGGTCCTGACCAGCGGCTCCTGGGGCGTCTCCTGGCGGATCTCGAGCAGCGGGGTGCCGGCCTGCACGGCGGCGCCGTCGGCCACGAGGACCTTCGAGACCGCGCCCGCGAGCGTGGCACGGACGGCGACCGCGGGGTCGGCGACGACGGAGCCCTGGACGGTGACGGCGTTGGTGATGGTGCCGGTCTCCGCCTGCACGGTCGGCTCGGCGACCGCGCCGGTGGGCACGAGGGCGTCGACGGGGCCGTCGAGCTCGGCGCCGGCGAACGCGATCTTGACGAGCGCGGCGGCGATGACGGCCCACAGCAGCAGGCGGATGGTCGGGAAGATGATGCGGCGGGTGACGCCCACGGGCGAGCTCCTCGCGGTGTCGGGCGGACAGGCGTGCGGACGGCGCGGCGGAGGCACCGTACCGACGGTCGCCCGGGGCTCGTATCCACCCGCGGGAGGACAACGGTGTTACTCCGCGGCGAACACTACTGCGCCACGCGCACTAGCGCCAGGACCGTCAGCCGGCGTCGCCCCACCGCTCGACCAGCGCGTCCAGCTCGGCGACGTGCGCGTCGACGAACGCCTGGTCGTGCGCGTCCTGCAGACGACGCTCGACCGCCGTGAACCCCGACGACTCGCGGCAGGTCAGGTCGGCGACGGCCACCTCGACCTCGAGGTGCTGCAGCTCGTCGCGGGGCATCCCCGACGCCTGCGCGTCGACCACGAGCTGCCGCGCCGCGGCCGGCGTCGCCGCCTCGAGGCCCGCCGCCGTCGCGCATGCCGCCCACGCGGCGACCGCCTCCGCGCCCTCGGGGCTCGCCGCCAGGTCCAGCGGCGCGGCCGCGTACGCCTCGAGCAGCGCCACCCGGTCGGGGTCGTCCCACGGCAGCGCCGCCGCCGCGACCTGGTGCTCCGCCTCACCCTCGCAGCCGCGGACCTGCCAGCCGCCCTCGGCCTGCGCGCCGGCGCCCTCGCGCGCGATCGACCACGCCGTCGACTCCGCCTCGGACAGGCGCCCGACCGCGGCCGTGTTCGGGTCGGGGCCCGGCACGCCGACGGCCGCGTCGATCGCCTCGACGTGCGTCGAGACGCCGTAGCCGAACTCCCGGGCCCACGGCAGCGTGCCGTACCCGGGGAGCACCTCGACCGACGCAGGACGGTAGGGCACGGGTGCGTAGTCGAACCCCTGCTCCGTCATGCAGCGCTCGACGAGGCTCTGCTCCAGCTCGTAGCGGTCGCGGTCGGGGTCGCCGAGCGTGCCCGTGCGGGCCCAGTAGGCGTCGAGCGGGTTCGAGGGCGCGGGGGCCGCCGACTGCGCGGGCGCGTCCGCACCCCCCGCGCCGTTCGCGCACGCCCCGACGAGGGCGAGGGAGGCGACGGCGGTCAGCGCCGCGAGAACCGGGCGAAGCGGGCGGGAAGCGGAGGAAGAGGACGAAGGAGGCACGGGGGTGGAGGGTAGGCGATCGTTCACCCGTCCGGCGCATCCGTCCGTCACCGAGACGGCTGACCCGTGTCACCCGCTCGCGCACCGGAGCGCGGCGGCCGTCAGCGGGCGGCAGCCCCCGGCAGCACCACCGCGAACGCCGGGGCACGCAGGTCCTGGGCCGCGA
This genomic interval carries:
- a CDS encoding ABC transporter permease; translation: MTGVVGALVEAWDELRIHKLRVLLALVGVACAVTAITGVTAAVAMMKQAFDEQSERMNGRSVTVTFDAWPMSENPEGTVETLDAQYATALERYGIEYASRSQYVEVEARFPDGTQRVQVQAVDPELAVLRRLVPQSGRWFTDADAEAYAPTLVVNESFLRALGHSDLSGRPTVELGGATPVTATVVGVTADDWPDMPPTAYVLYDQYARWLSGSRPGAEGGPSLMSGQAAPQLLVWVPRTEHRALQEQIRRDVRASMPGWDVQSYDNDFDQGGIDAAAKWVGIGVGGFALLLGGLGLVNIALVTVRYRIREIGIRRSFGATSGRVFFGVMLESVVATVVAGLVGVVLAVAIIKNLPVERVFGGQIQDMPPFPFSAALVGMAAATAVGALAGLIPATFAVRVKVIDAIRY
- a CDS encoding ABC transporter ATP-binding protein: MSLLELADVTRSVRLPDDSLLHILRGVTLDVDAGEHVAIVGRSGTGKSTLLNILGLLDAPTSGQYLLEGTPVQRLSNRTRTVRRGRDFGFVFQQFNLLPGRTALENVTAPLLYARGRQFWGRTRIAAAMLERVGLGDRLDTMPDKLSGGEQQRVAIARALVRGPRVILADEPTGALDVETGGEVMDLLDDIASQTGAALVTITHDLAVAARAERQYRLAEGVLVPITLDTASHWVGDVPTQVADRSAAVERRLLPTGTGAVDGPAGGASGTAEEVRA
- a CDS encoding efflux RND transporter periplasmic adaptor subunit → MGVTRRIIFPTIRLLLWAVIAAALVKIAFAGAELDGPVDALVPTGAVAEPTVQAETGTITNAVTVQGSVVADPAVAVRATLAGAVSKVLVADGAAVQAGTPLLEIRQETPQEPLVRTDPVSGEQVTTERKPKVTVEVVKAPVAGTLAMPTLKDQVVAVGDEVGTVSPGSLSVSGTLTPEQQYRLVGAPATAQVTLNGGPAPFECTGLRVGAASTGAGADQGEDAGTTPASGTLTCAVPAGVTAFAGLGATLDVVNGEATDAVVVPVTAVQGIVQNGNVWVVTKEGAEPEQRAVKLGLTDGRTVQITEGLAVGDTVLQFIPVPGGAGEVDCNDPSQFDPAVCGG